A genome region from Carcharodon carcharias isolate sCarCar2 chromosome 17, sCarCar2.pri, whole genome shotgun sequence includes the following:
- the eif3s10 gene encoding eukaryotic translation initiation factor 3 subunit A, producing the protein MPAYFQRPENALKRANEFLEVGKKQPALDVLYDVIKSKKHRTWQKIHEPIMLKYLELCVDLRKSHLAKEGLYQYKNICQQVNIKSLEDVVRAYLKLAEEKTEAAKGESQQMVLDIEDLDNIQTPESVLLSAVSGEDTQDRTDRLLLTPWVKFLWESYRQCLDLLRNNSKVERLYHDIAQQAFKFCLQYTRKAEFRKLCDNLRMHLGQIQRHHNQSTAINLNNPESQSMHLETRLVQLDSAISMELWQEAFKAVEDIHGLFSLSKKPPKPQLMANYYNKVSTVFWKSGNALFHASTLHRLYHLSREMRKNLSQEEMQRMSTRVLLATLSIPITPERTDIARLLDMDGIIVEKHRRLATLLGLQAPPTRQSLINDMVRFNVMQYAVPEVKGVYNWLEMEFHPLKLCGRVTKVLNWVRDQSEKEPDLQHYVPHLQNNTILRLLQQVAQIYQSIEFTRLASLVPFVDAFQLERAIVDAARHCDLQVRIDHSSRTLSFGSDLNYSPREDSPVGPYLQPMPSEQIRSQLTAMSTALAKAIQVVKPTHLLNEKEEQHQQAVSAYLKNARKEHQRILARRQTIEERKERLESLNVQREKEEMELREAELQKVRKAEEERLRQEAQEREKERLMQEHENIKRKHVRERLEQIKKTELGAKAFRDIDIENLEELDPDFIMAKQVEQLEKEKKELQERLKNQEKKIDFYERAKRLEEIPLLKKAFEEQRIKDMELWELQEEERITNMKVEREKALEHKNRMSRMMEDQDLFLTKLMASRRTVYEEKLKNFQERLSEERTMRLEERKKQRKEERRKIYYIQKEEEAQRLEEEKLKKEREEKERCEREKREAEEREYQEKLRKLEETERKRRQREMEIEERERRKEEERKLNEDQFRRKEPQRWSDRDTDRDGWRDSRIIERESEWRRGGTDAEWRRGEGRGFDDDRPAFRRGEDRIRRDDDREPLFRRGDDDRGPLFRRGDDERGSWRDDDRGSRRVDDSRPGPWRPLDKPGGGWREREKAREESWAPPRDSRPSEDNRDRDSDRDQDRRMAFRDKDDGPWRRGGGGGGGSEETSSWREAPRREDRDGDRDRRDLRERRDIKGRKDEPERRATPVRSDREDGAWRRGGEDRKGESQGNQEAQDAPLKGPPLKDSDQEKSAWRTDKDKETPRRIKHVIDEEGWTTVLR; encoded by the exons GTAAATATCAAGTCATTGGAGGATGTGGTTAGGGCTTACCTTAAGTTAGCTGAAGAAAAGACTGAAGCTGCTAAAGGAGAGTCTCAGCAGATGGTACTTGATATtgaagacttggacaatattcaaACTCCAGAAAG TGTGCTGCTTAGTGCTGTTAGTGGTGAGGACACCCAAGATCGTACGGATCGTCTGCTGCTAACTCCATGGGTTAAATTTCTTTGGGAGTCCTACAGACAATGTTTGGACCTATTGCGTAACAACTCTAAAGTGGAGCGCCTTTATCATGACATTGCTCAACAAG CTTTTAAGTTCTGCTTGCAGTATACTCGTAAGGCTGAATTTCGCAAGTTATGTGACAACTTGCGTATGCACTTGGGACAGATCCAGCGTCACCATAACCAAAGCACAGCAATCAACCTTAATAATCCTGAGAGCCAATCCATGCATCTGGAGACTCGCCTTGTACAGCTAGATAGTGCAATTAGTATGGAGCTTTGGCAG GAAGCTTTCAAGGCAGTAGAAGACATTCATGGGCTGTTCTCTTTGTCCAAGAAGCCTCCCAAGCCCCAGCTGATGGCTAACTACTATAATAAAGTTTCCACAGTATTCTGGAAATCAGGAAATGCTCTGTTTCATGCATCCACTCTTCACCGGCTATACCATTTGTCCAGAGAGATGAGAAAGAATCTTTCTCAAGAAGAGATGCAGAG GATGTCTACCAGAGTGCTTTTGGCTACTTTATCAATTCCTATtactcctgaaaggacagacatTGCCCGATTGCTTGACATGGATGGTATTATCGTTGAGAAGCACCGACGACTGGCTACGCTGTTGGGATTACAGGCACCTCCAACTAGACAAAGCCTAATTAATGACATG GTCCGTTTCAATGTAATGCAGTACGCTGTGCCTGAAGTGAAGGGTGTGTATAATTGGTTAGAAATGGAGTTTCACCCGCTCAAGCTTTGTGGGCGTGTTACTAAG GTTCTCAATTGGGTCCGAGATCAGTCAGAAAAAGAACCTGACCTTCAGCATTACGTGCCTCATTTGCAGAATAACACCATCCTTCGACTCCTTCAACAG GTGGCCCAGATTTATCAAAGTATAGAGTTTACTCGTTTGGCTTCCTTGGTTCCCTTTGTTGATGCCTTTCAACTGGAGCGTGCCATTGTTGATGCTGCCAGACACTGTGATTTGCAG GTTCGCATAGATCATTCTTCTCGTACTTTAAGTTTTGGCTCAGACCTTAACTATTCTCCACGTGAAGATTCACCAGTGGGACCTTACTTGCAGCCAATGCCTTCAGAGCAAATCAGAAGCCAGCTGACTGCTATGTCTACTGCATTAGCTAAGGCTATCCAAGTTGTTAAGCCAACACACTTgctt AATGAGAAagaagagcagcaccagcaagcTGTCAGTGCTTATTTGAAGAATGCCAGGAAGGAACATCAACGGATCCTTGCCCGTCGTCAGACTATTGAGGAGAGAAAGGAACGCCTCGAAAGCCTGAATGTTCAACGGGAGAAAGAAGAAATGGAGTTGCGAGAGGCAGAGCTTCAGAAAGTTCGTAAGGCTGAAGAAGAACGTTTGCGTCAAgaggcacaggagagagagaaagaacgccTTATGCAGGAGCATGAAAATATCAAACGGAAACATGTACGAGAACGTCTGGAGCAGATCAAAAAAACTGAACTGGGAGCTAAAGCATTCCGAGATATTGACATTGAG AACCTTGAAGAACTGGATCCAGATTTTATCATGGCAAAGCAGGTTGAGCAGTTGGAGAAAGAAAAGAAGGAACTTCAAGAACGTTTGAAAAATCAGGAAAAGAAG ATTGACTTTTACGAAAGGGCTAAGCGATTAGAAGAAATACCTTTGCTCAAAAAAGCATTTGAGGAACAGCGAATAAAAGATATGGAATTGTGGGAACTTCAAGAGGAGGAAAGG ATCACTAATATGAAAGTTGAGCGAGAAAAAGCACTGGAGCACAAGAATCGAATGTCAAGAATGATGGAGGATCAAGATCTGTTCCTAACCAAGCTTATGGCTTCACGACGTACTGTTTATGAG GAAAAACTGAAGAATTTCCAAGAGAGGCTCAGCGAAGAGCGGACGATGCGTTTAGAAGAACGTAAGAAACAACGTAAAGAGGAAAGACGCAAGATCTACTATATACAAAAAGAGGAAGAAGCTCAGCGATTGGAGGAAGAAAAGCTTAAGAAAG AACGTGAAGAGAAGGAACGCTGTGAGCGTGAAAAACGGGAAGCAGAGGAACGTGAATACCAGGAAAAACTAAGGAAATTGGAAGAAACTGAAAGAAAACGACGCCAACGAGAGATGGAAATTGAAGAGCGAGAGCGTCGTAAAGAAGAAGAAAGGAAACTTAATGAAGACCAGTTTCGTAGAAAG GAACCACAGCgctggagtgacagagacactgaTCGAGATGGTTGGAGGGATTCCCGTATTATAGAAAGGGAATCTGAATGGAGGCGTGGTGGAACTGATGC GGAGTGGCGCCGAGGGGAAGGTCGTGGCTTTGATGATGATAGGCCAGCATTCCGTCGTGGGGAGGACAGAATTCGACGGGATGATGATAGGGAACCATTGTTCAGAAGAGGCGATGATGATCGTGGTCCGCTGTTCAGAAGAGGTGATGATGAAAGGGGATCTTGGCGGGATGATGACAGGGGATCCCGGCGTGTTGATGATTCAAGACCTGGCCCATGGAGACCACTTGATAAACCTG GTGGTGGATGGAGAGAAAGGGAAAAAGCACGTGAAGAAAGCTGGGCCCCACCCAGAGACAGCAGGCCTTCAGAAGATAACAGGGATCGTGATTCGGATAGAGATCAAGATCGCCGTATGGCATTTAG AGACAAAGATGATGGCCCTTGgaggcgtggtggtggtggtggcggtggctcAGAAGAGACTAGTAGCTGGAGAGAAGCTCCACGGCGTGAAGATCGGGATGGTGATCGAGATCGTAGAGACTTGCGTGAACGTCGAGACATCAAGGGTCGTAAAGATGAGCCAGAGCGCCGCGCTACACCTGTTAGAAGTGATCGAGAAGATG GTGCATGGCGGCGTGGTGGTGAGGATCGAAAAGGTGAAAGTCAGGGCAACCAAGAGGCACAGGATGCTCCCCTGAAAGGTCCACCACTTAAGGACAGTGACCAAGAAAAATCAGCCTGGAGAACTGACAAGGATAAAGAGACACCTCGTCGTATCAAACATGTAATTGATGAAGAAGGCTGGACTACTGTTCTCCGCTAA